Proteins found in one Halobaculum sp. MBLA0147 genomic segment:
- a CDS encoding flagellin — MGISHSASAAVIFLGVFVAAGSLYPAVANGTERVTDAQQAARDNALAEKNTEINVTRAVYYTGKRVEVNVTNTGTTTLDLEAVNLLVDGEATNPTGTIDGVERETWLPGETANFSVDFANEKDRVVVVVDYGVSGAKPVRVVT, encoded by the coding sequence ATGGGAATCAGCCATAGCGCCTCCGCGGCCGTGATCTTCCTCGGCGTGTTCGTCGCCGCCGGCTCGCTGTACCCGGCCGTGGCGAACGGGACCGAGCGGGTGACGGACGCACAGCAGGCCGCTCGTGACAACGCCCTCGCCGAGAAGAACACCGAGATCAACGTCACGCGAGCGGTGTACTACACCGGCAAGAGGGTTGAAGTGAACGTGACGAACACCGGGACGACGACACTGGATCTCGAGGCGGTGAACCTGCTGGTGGACGGCGAAGCGACGAACCCCACCGGGACGATCGACGGCGTCGAGCGAGAGACGTGGCTCCCGGGTGAGACGGCGAACTTCAGTGTGGACTTCGCCAACGAGAAAGACCGTGTCGTCGTCGTCGTCGACTACGGCGTCAGCGGCGCGAAACCGGTACGGGTGGTGACGTAA
- a CDS encoding FlaD/FlaE family flagellar protein — MSLLTVLPEAGSAVPWGEAWLLASLGLLGSSLLDRFREEDEAADGGGGSLLDDDDGGGGGLGGGGGGGGGLGGDDGGGGGGGALGGMDDGGDGGGDDLGDLGGMGGDFEDDPFAEDEDDQTAELANRVDELENEVANLSSTVNTVRSENEEISEQVEDIAEDVRNLLDIYEMVTRGINPFVDEGGGGGMGGGEMGDGSSFGLFDDDDEEGSDDGLDDDVADADAEGFFDEDLAEEDPVEEPEDEFAMDDEDETDDEDEADAAFEDDLDGEFDDLDDEDDAFDEFGESDDEDDTEEDDTMASDSNGKSFSELKDEYESGDAEWAEEGEEPEEEADDGLDEMDEAPMDDDLGIPEDDGDDPLGGMDEMDDGPGEEFGADDGFESAAEPEPATEPADTARQTDPTQAQGGDESFEFVDGQNLSGDREKPYLRQLPGDYVGDLVVMEWLEYLVEEGDTTDAVRAINYYERVEWLSPEVAEQLKSFLSGFGEIDRNLIDRPGTAKLDLQHHTQSLKYIMQLTNATAESVVLDRWPQLSEGRHGNQP, encoded by the coding sequence ATGAGTCTCCTCACTGTACTGCCGGAGGCGGGGAGCGCGGTTCCGTGGGGTGAGGCGTGGCTCCTGGCCTCGCTGGGACTCCTCGGGAGCAGCCTGCTCGACCGCTTCCGCGAGGAAGACGAGGCCGCCGACGGCGGTGGCGGGTCCCTGCTCGACGACGACGACGGGGGTGGCGGTGGCCTCGGTGGCGGTGGCGGCGGTGGCGGTGGCTTGGGCGGCGATGACGGCGGGGGCGGCGGCGGTGGTGCCCTCGGCGGGATGGACGACGGCGGCGACGGTGGTGGTGACGACCTCGGCGACCTCGGCGGGATGGGGGGCGACTTCGAGGACGATCCCTTCGCCGAGGACGAGGACGACCAGACGGCCGAGTTGGCCAACCGCGTCGACGAACTCGAGAACGAGGTCGCGAACCTCTCCTCGACGGTCAACACGGTCCGGTCGGAGAACGAGGAGATCTCCGAGCAGGTCGAGGACATCGCCGAGGACGTCCGGAACCTGCTGGACATCTACGAGATGGTCACCCGCGGGATCAACCCGTTCGTCGACGAAGGGGGCGGCGGCGGGATGGGTGGCGGCGAGATGGGTGACGGCTCCTCGTTCGGACTGTTCGACGACGACGACGAGGAGGGGTCCGACGACGGGCTCGACGACGACGTGGCCGACGCCGACGCCGAGGGGTTCTTCGACGAGGACCTCGCGGAGGAGGACCCGGTCGAGGAGCCCGAAGACGAGTTCGCGATGGACGACGAGGACGAGACGGACGACGAGGACGAGGCGGACGCGGCGTTCGAGGACGACCTCGACGGCGAGTTCGACGATCTCGACGACGAGGACGACGCGTTCGACGAGTTCGGGGAATCGGACGACGAAGACGACACAGAGGAGGACGACACCATGGCGAGCGACTCAAACGGCAAGAGCTTCAGCGAACTGAAAGACGAGTACGAGTCCGGTGACGCAGAGTGGGCCGAGGAGGGCGAGGAGCCCGAGGAGGAGGCCGACGACGGACTCGACGAGATGGACGAGGCACCGATGGACGACGACTTGGGGATTCCCGAAGACGACGGGGACGACCCGCTCGGCGGGATGGACGAGATGGACGACGGGCCCGGCGAGGAGTTCGGCGCCGACGACGGGTTCGAGTCCGCCGCGGAGCCGGAACCGGCGACCGAGCCGGCCGACACCGCTCGCCAGACCGACCCGACGCAGGCGCAGGGTGGCGACGAGAGCTTCGAGTTCGTCGACGGCCAGAACCTCTCGGGGGACCGCGAGAAGCCGTACCTCCGCCAGTTGCCCGGCGACTACGTCGGGGACCTGGTCGTGATGGAGTGGCTGGAGTACCTCGTCGAGGAAGGCGACACCACCGACGCCGTCCGCGCGATCAACTACTACGAGCGCGTCGAGTGGCTCTCGCCGGAGGTGGCAGAGCAGTTGAAGTCGTTCCTCTCCGGGTTCGGGGAGATCGACCGCAACCTCATCGACCGTCCGGGCACCGCGAAGCTGGACCTCCAGCACCACACCCAGAGTCTGAAGTACATCATGCAGCTCACGAACGCGACCGCGGAGTCGGTCGTGCTCGACCGGTGGCCTCAGCTCTCGGAGGGTCGCCATGGGAATCAGCCATAG
- a CDS encoding type II/IV secretion system ATPase subunit, translating to MTEQGNANPSSQLQELAMRRPHLREHLQKFKQITGEYPMFVEEPDDEHEVRRPNLLYPVGGPIFVHVYGDYGQDTTYYAIEPTLSGGEEEVLEGVKDELLRKSGHAPAPEDEGEYDDLIEELLEEVTVIEDESAGVGALDRVRNWGQMAVSRQMYENIRYRLNRDIVGFGPLEPIMRDPANEDIHVIGPSECHVDHAVFGMLETTVDFGTPEEFDNWLRNMGERMGDPVSDSNPIVDSTLPDGSRINIIYSDDVSLKGSSLTIRQSEDTPLSINQITKWGTLSPKLAAYLWLCLENEQTVFVVGETASGKTTTLNSSLSFIPRDSKIYTAEDTAEVVPPHSTWQQLLTREDGGEEEGSDVDMFDLVAAALRSRPDYIIVGEVRGAEGRMAFQAAQTGHPVMLTFHASDIVSMIQRFTSDPINVPETFMGIADVALFQNRVKQGDDVLRRVTSVQEIEGYSDEMDGVVTRQVFDWDPVEDEIVFRGMNNSYVLEEQIATLLGYADTRDIYDDLEFRAELMERMIQEGILEYHEVNETIEAFQRDGVEGLPFDMHRSTR from the coding sequence ATGACCGAGCAAGGCAACGCGAACCCGTCGAGCCAACTCCAAGAGCTCGCGATGCGTCGCCCGCACCTCCGGGAGCACCTCCAGAAGTTCAAACAGATCACCGGAGAGTACCCGATGTTCGTCGAGGAGCCGGACGACGAACACGAGGTCCGGCGACCGAACCTGTTGTACCCGGTCGGTGGTCCGATCTTCGTCCACGTGTACGGCGACTACGGACAGGACACCACCTACTACGCCATCGAGCCGACACTGTCGGGTGGCGAGGAGGAGGTGCTGGAGGGGGTCAAAGACGAACTGCTGCGGAAGTCCGGCCACGCGCCGGCACCCGAAGACGAGGGTGAGTACGACGACCTGATCGAGGAGTTGCTGGAGGAGGTGACGGTCATCGAGGACGAGTCGGCGGGCGTCGGCGCCCTCGACCGAGTCCGCAACTGGGGCCAGATGGCGGTGTCCCGACAGATGTACGAGAACATCCGCTACCGGCTCAACCGCGACATCGTCGGGTTCGGCCCACTCGAACCGATCATGCGGGACCCGGCCAACGAGGACATCCACGTGATCGGCCCCAGTGAGTGTCACGTGGACCACGCCGTCTTCGGGATGTTGGAGACGACCGTGGACTTCGGGACGCCCGAGGAGTTCGACAACTGGCTCCGGAACATGGGCGAGCGGATGGGGGATCCGGTGTCCGACTCGAACCCCATCGTCGACAGTACGCTACCGGACGGGTCGCGTATCAACATCATCTACTCCGACGACGTGTCGCTGAAGGGGTCGTCGCTCACCATCCGCCAGAGCGAGGACACGCCGCTGTCGATCAACCAGATCACGAAGTGGGGGACGCTGTCGCCGAAGCTGGCGGCGTACCTCTGGCTGTGTCTGGAGAACGAGCAGACGGTGTTCGTCGTCGGGGAGACGGCCTCGGGGAAGACGACGACGCTGAACTCCTCGCTGTCGTTCATCCCGCGGGACTCGAAGATCTACACCGCGGAGGACACCGCGGAGGTCGTCCCGCCACACAGCACCTGGCAGCAGTTGCTCACCCGCGAGGACGGCGGCGAGGAGGAGGGGTCGGACGTGGACATGTTCGATCTGGTCGCGGCGGCGCTGCGGTCGCGCCCGGACTACATCATCGTGGGGGAGGTGCGTGGTGCCGAGGGGCGGATGGCGTTCCAGGCCGCCCAGACGGGGCACCCGGTGATGCTCACCTTCCACGCGTCGGACATCGTCTCGATGATCCAGCGGTTCACCTCCGACCCGATCAACGTCCCGGAGACGTTCATGGGGATCGCGGACGTGGCGCTGTTCCAGAACCGTGTCAAGCAGGGGGACGACGTGTTGCGCCGGGTGACGAGCGTCCAGGAGATCGAGGGGTACTCCGACGAGATGGACGGGGTCGTCACCCGGCAGGTGTTCGACTGGGACCCAGTGGAAGACGAGATCGTGTTCCGCGGGATGAACAACTCCTACGTGCTCGAAGAGCAGATCGCGACGCTTCTGGGGTACGCCGACACCCGCGACATCTACGACGACTTGGAGTTCCGGGCGGAGCTGATGGAACGGATGATCCAAGAGGGGATCTTGGAGTACCACGAGGTCAACGAGACCATCGAGGCGTTCCAGCGCGACGGGGTCGAGGGGCTCCCCTTCGACATGCACCGGTCGACGAGGTGA
- a CDS encoding flagellar protein G, giving the protein MAGASVSEMILFIAALVVAASVAGTLTTQVDRVSDSLSARSLDVSNEVRADVAIISDAGSPGTVYDSGTGNVTLLVRNTGSSDLPASSDAVEVLVNGTYVTDFTVTVESGGPGWTRGGVVSLEIDQPLAADTAHRIKIVVRGDEELFEFRTQP; this is encoded by the coding sequence ATGGCCGGTGCCTCCGTCTCCGAGATGATCCTGTTCATCGCGGCACTGGTCGTGGCGGCCTCCGTCGCGGGGACGCTCACCACCCAGGTCGACCGCGTGAGCGACTCGCTGTCGGCGCGGTCGCTGGACGTGTCCAACGAGGTGCGGGCGGACGTGGCGATCATCTCCGACGCCGGCTCGCCGGGGACTGTGTACGACTCCGGGACCGGTAACGTGACGCTGCTCGTCCGCAACACGGGGTCGTCGGACCTCCCGGCGAGTAGCGACGCCGTCGAGGTGTTGGTCAACGGGACCTACGTCACCGACTTCACCGTGACCGTCGAGTCGGGTGGCCCCGGCTGGACGCGCGGCGGCGTCGTCAGCTTGGAGATCGACCAGCCGTTGGCGGCCGACACCGCCCACAGGATCAAGATCGTCGTCCGCGGTGACGAGGAACTGTTCGAGTTCAGGACCCAACCATGA
- a CDS encoding ATPase domain-containing protein has translation MSSRNAQSNLLSIGMPDRDQLNKELGGGIPRGSIVLMEGDYGAGKSAITQRMSYGLVQEGAQVTLLSTELTVSGFIDQMHSLDYDVTKPLLEEDLLFLAADFDTGGAFSDDDGDRMELLKRLMDAEVMWDSDVIFIDTFDSILRNDPTFEALVRQNEERQAALEIISFYRDLISQGKTVVLTVDPSAVGEEAIGPFRSIADVFLELQMVEVGNDVRRSISVKRFAGMGSQVGDNIGFSVRSGTGIVIESRTVA, from the coding sequence ATGAGTAGCAGAAACGCACAGTCGAACCTGTTGTCGATCGGGATGCCGGACAGAGACCAGCTCAACAAGGAGCTGGGTGGCGGCATCCCCCGCGGGAGTATCGTCCTGATGGAGGGTGACTACGGTGCCGGGAAGTCGGCGATCACCCAGCGGATGAGCTACGGACTCGTCCAGGAGGGTGCACAGGTGACCTTGCTGTCGACGGAGCTGACCGTCTCGGGGTTCATCGACCAGATGCACTCGCTGGACTACGACGTGACGAAGCCGCTGTTGGAGGAGGACCTGTTGTTCCTCGCGGCGGACTTCGACACCGGCGGGGCCTTCTCCGACGACGACGGCGACCGGATGGAACTGCTCAAGCGGCTGATGGACGCCGAGGTGATGTGGGACTCGGACGTGATCTTCATCGACACGTTCGACTCCATCCTCCGGAACGACCCGACCTTCGAGGCGCTGGTCCGGCAGAACGAGGAGCGACAGGCTGCCCTGGAGATCATCTCGTTCTACCGCGACCTGATCTCGCAGGGCAAGACGGTCGTGTTGACGGTCGACCCCTCGGCGGTCGGCGAGGAGGCGATCGGGCCGTTCCGATCGATCGCCGACGTGTTCTTGGAGCTGCAGATGGTAGAGGTCGGCAACGACGTGCGCCGGAGTATCTCGGTGAAGCGGTTCGCCGGGATGGGGAGCCAGGTGGGGGACAACATCGGGTTCTCCGTCCGCTCCGGCACGGGAATCGTCATCGAGTCGCGGACGGTGGCGTGA